One part of the Trypanosoma brucei brucei TREU927 chromosome 4, complete sequence genome encodes these proteins:
- a CDS encoding 50S ribosomal protein L14, putative: MFRFFSLRLAPAPSADAAAKLPAGKPANKSWFRHNLIIRRKASYRSRWGTGAEGYGTGVPFSDQVKLHCVDNTNCKHVRLISKATAERFAHCRVFPAVAHRVSVQRFKSGRGEVSRHRVKPGNIYWVCLLSRRQTNTRMSGLRTNFDRNTCILMNDQRVPLGTRVMYCAGRHVNHKYHLKAVVLANFFV; this comes from the coding sequence atgtttcgtttcttctcgCTGCGCCTGGCGCCGGCACCGTCAGCTGATGCGGCGGCTAAGCTCCCAGCAGGAAAACCTGCGAACAAGTCGTGGTTTCGGCACAATTTAATAATCCGGCGAAAAGCATCATACCGGTCACGATGGGGAACCGGTGCTGAGGGGTATGGCACAGGCGTGCCGTTTAGTGACCAGGTGAAACTCCACTGTGTTGACAACACAAACTGTAAACATGTGCGACTTATATCGAAAGCAACAGCGGAGCGCTTTGCCCACTGCCGCGTCTTCCCTGCGGTAGCTCATCGCGTGTCAGTTCAGCGTTTCAAGTCTGGGCGGGGTGAAGTAAGTCGCCATCGTGTAAAACCTGGAAATATCTATTGGGTGTGTCTACTTTCCCGCAGGCAGACGAATACGAGGATGAGCGGACTTCGGACAAATTTCGATAGGAACACGTGCATTCTGATGAACGATCAGCGTGTACCATTAGGCACCCGCGTCATGTATTGTGCGGGGCGGCACGTGAATCATAAATACCACTTAAAGGCGGTTGTGCTCGCAAATTTTTTTGTCTGA
- a CDS encoding actin, putative (similar to SP:P53467: Actin, larval muscle-type (A1). {Molgula oculata}), whose product MAVVEIGWNVRAGYVGDTRCARQFPSLHLLEPPAETSFPSVLMAADGAGSESVSSMWTLQSLDAQRDSNMDYLSRIIGDELHCLKEETLTLVVPEVWHERFDVMRALFHSVLESGVATALYCLRPSVAWALSSGKCSTVVLDVGHSHATAAAVLDGYALRGTVASSDVAGKVVTEVLKGMLDSEQLQALEGVARFKTPTVRALAMDDLVGDIKRLACTVRTDASESNKEEGSLVLRAPDGSAITVEGRARVEAYEVLFRSVGGFGSSLGDLVVGCKQRLDPEWQLQFVSHTLCGGTAQAPGFRERLLTEVQQRDSCYFRYEKEGGFHLSRAVDGAWVGASLATDSSSFASLWITRADMEEEGDSVLYRKLFY is encoded by the coding sequence ATGGCAGTAGTGGAGATTGGATGGAATGTGCGGGCTGGTTATGTTGGTGACACAAGATGCGCGCGCCAGTTTCCGTCTCTTCACTTGTTGGAACCGCCTGCTGAAACAAGTTTTCCCTCTGTGCTAATGGCAGCGGATGGGGCAGGATCAGAGAGCGTGTCATCCATGTGGACATTACAGTCTTTGGATGCTCAGCGGGACTCTAATATGGATTACCTGTCACGCATTATTGGGGATGAGCTGCATTGCCTAAAGGAGGAAACCCTCACCCTCGTGGTCCCGGAGGTGTGGCACGAGCGGTTCGACGTGATGCGGGCGCTATTTCATTCCGTATTGGAGTCAGGTGTGGCAACGGCTCTGTATTGCCTACGACCAAGTGTTGCATGGGCACTGAGCTCGGGGAAGTGTTCCACCGTCGTGTTGGACGTCGGGCACAGTCACGCCACCGCCGCTGCGGTGTTGGACGGCTACGCCCTGCGGGGAACGGTGGCTTCGAGTGATGTTGCCGGCAAAGTTGTCACGGAGGTGCTCAAGGGTATGTTGGACAGTGAGCAGTTACAAGCACTAGAAGGTGTGGCGCGATTCAAGACTCCTACCGTGCGGGCATTAGCAATGGATGATTTGGTTGGGGACATTAAACGACTGGCATGTACCGTTCGTACCGATGCTTCTGAAAGTAACAAGGAAGAAGGGTCATTAGTGTTACGAGCCCCGGATGGGAGCGCCATTACCGTTGAAGGACGGGCGCGAGTGGAGGCATATGAGGTTTTGTTTCGTTCGGTTGGTGGTTTCGGGAGCTCACTGGGGGACCTTGTTGTGGGCTGCAAGCAGCGTTTAGATCCCGAGTGGCAACTGCAGTTCGTTTCGCACACACTTTGTGGTGGAACGGCGCAGGCCCCCGGTTTCCGTGAGCGGTTGCTAACAGAGGTTCAGCAAAGGGATTCGTGTTACTTTCGTTACGAAAAAGAGGGCGGTTTCCACTTGTCTCGTGCCGTAGACGGAGCCTGGGTGGGCGCATCTTTGGCGACAGATAGCTCCTCCTTTGCATCCCTTTGGATTACACGTGCCGatatggaggaggagggagatTCGGTGTTGTACCGCAAGTTATTTTACTGA
- a CDS encoding serine-palmitoyl-CoA transferase, putative (similar to Serine palmitoyltransferase 1 (EC 2.3.1.50) (Long chain basebiosynthesis protein 1) (LCB 1) (Serine-palmitoyl-CoA transferase 1)(SPT 1) (SPT1). (Swiss-Prot:O35704) [Mus musculus;]), producing MVGFKTLSSTAPLAFSEFSHLLLEALLAAALAVALALHFIRRRNTSKIVEPELPPLEEQQRRIAAFRSQMFRADAKPNANTQLPNRTGMSEVEARNSCYITLRDESDSSSREYLDLVTEDFHSFSTHPTVVDVAKKIVVAYGVGSCGPRGFYGTIKPHMVLEEDIAKFLGVEDSLIFSFSFATISTLIPCHASRGDYLIVDDGVSLPVHEGCTLSRANLLKYRHNDMAHLEEILREVQIKEMKEKKLSRRFVVTEGVFKNLGDVCKLPQVLELCEKYKFRIILDDSCGFGCMGPTGRGTHEHYGIPTTRIDLYVGSLSQAMGGVGGFCAGEHAIIEYQRLTAAAYVFSASLAPYITAGVSAVLKLLDEDHSFPEKLQRNAGLFRGAIRSAGMNPEKITLVECAGDVSPIVILRPTDAYVKCHHQKVEEELQQVVEAARRKGVLLTRHLFSKEEACSNFSALRILVKGTATEDELLRAAKVITEAVKSVFV from the coding sequence atggtGGGATTTAAGACTCTTTCATCCACTGCACCGCTGGCGTTCTCAGAGTTTTCTCATCTATTACTCGAGGCCCTTCTGGCGGCGGCCCTCGCAGTTGCATTGGCCCTGCATTTCATCCGTAGGCGCAACACTTCAAAAATAGTTGAGCCGGAATTGCCACCGCTGGAGGAGCAACAGCGCCGAATTGCCGCGTTCCGGTCGCAGATGTTTAGAGCCGACGCGAAACCAAACGCCAACACACAACTGCCCAACCGCACCGGAATGTCAGAGGTGGAGGCACGTAATAGCTGCTACATCACGCTGCGGGACGAATCGGATTCAAGCAGCAGAGAGTACCTTGACCTCGTGACGGAGGATTTTCACTCCTTTTCAACGCATCCCACGGTGGTGGATGTGGCCAAGAAGATTGTGGTGGCGTACGGCGTTGGCAGCTGTGGCCCCCGTGGGTTTTATGGTACGATTAAGCCCCACATGGTGCTGGAGGAAGACATTGCCAAGTTTCTTGGTGTTGAAGATTCCCTCATCTTTAGTTTCTCCTTTGCTACGATTTCAACGCTTATTCCATGTCACGCATCGAGGGGGGACTATCTAATCGTTGATGATGGTGTTAGTCTTCCCGTACACGAAGGCTGCACGTTGTCCCGTGCGAACCTGCTCAAGTACCGACACAATGACATGGCGCATCTTGAGGAGATTCTGCGAGAGGTGCagataaaagaaatgaaggagaaaaagctCTCAAGAAGGTTTGTGGTGACCGAGGGCGTCTTCAAGAACCTGGGCGATGTGTGCAAACTCCCACAGGTTTTGGAGCTCTGTGAGAAGTACAAATTTCGTATTATTCTCGATGACAGTTGTGGTTTCGGTTGCATGGGCCCCACGGGGCGCGGTACGCATGAACACTATGGTATTCCCACCACGCGGATTGATTTATATGTTGGAAGCTTAAGTCAGGCCATGGGTGGAGTCGGCGGTTTCTGTGCTGGAGAGCACGCTATTATCGAATACCAGCGACTTACAGCTGCCGCTTACgtcttttctgcttctcttgccccttacattacagcCGGTGTTTCGGCCGTGTTGAAACTTCTGGATGAGGACCATTCATTCCCCGAAAAACTTCAAAGAAATGCTGGTCTCTTTCGTGGTGCCATCCGGAGCGCTGGAATGAATCCCGAAAAGATTACTTTGGTGGAGTGCGCTGGTGATGTGTCCCCAATTGTGATCCTGCGCCCAACCGACGCTTATGTGAAGTGCCACCATCAAAAGGTAGAGGAGGAGTTACAGCAGGTCGTGGAAGCGGCAAGGCGAAAAGGTGTTCTTCTTACTCGCCATCTCTTCTCTAAGGAGGAGGCATGCAGCAACTTTTCGGCGCTGCGCATTCTTGTAAAGGGAACAGCCACAGAGGATGAGTTGCTGCGGGCCGCTAAAGTTATCACTGAAGCGGTGAagagtgtttttgtttga
- a CDS encoding hypothetical protein, conserved (similar to Hypothetical 22 kDa protein in aldolase locus (ORFI). (Swiss-Prot:P17960) [Trypanosoma brucei brucei;]) has product MEQDSHPRIGLMLTEGQFEALVTRLHDKSVEHKAETLRQLDARFYPTAPPKRLPKEAIESSVVRQVDHEMNRRRAARENLEIQEERKTLSKKISSADVESSVERLYTETLARKKANMEESRKRYLYAGPDMVKKNAKEIQEYVGRLAVPKKKEFTIEEVNKVYDLV; this is encoded by the coding sequence ATGGAACAAGATTCACATCCCAGGATTGGACTCATGTTGACGGAGGGGCAGTTCGAGGCGCTTGTCACACGCCTTCATGACAAATCGGTTGAACACAAAGCGGAGACCCTTCGACAACTGGACGCCCGTTTTTATCCAACAGCCCCACCAAAACGGCTACCAAAAGAAGCAATTGAGAGTAGCGTCGTGCGGCAGGTCGATCATGAAATGAACAGACGACGTGCAGCTCGTGAAAATTTGGAGATtcaagaggaaaggaaaacttTATCCAAAAAAATATCCTCCGCCGATGTCGAGAGTAGTGTGGAGAGGCTTTATACAGAAACGCTCGCACGCAAAAAAGCCAATATGGAGGAGAGCAGAAAACGATACCTCTATGCGGGACCTGACATGGTGAAGAAAAACGCAAAGGAGATACAGGAATACGTGGGACGTCTTGCAGTGcctaaaaagaaagagtttACAATCGAGGAAGTGAACAAGGTATACGACCTTGTCTAA
- a CDS encoding 50S ribosomal protein L13, putative, whose protein sequence is MQRSTRIVMAPFKSVLRRHKHHPEGLPLYNDMSKQWLCREGERWWLLDARGEQLPRVAAVAAQYITGQHRPDFTPGMITGDHVVIVNIKDVVMVGDQWIRVPITWQTAYPGGKYRIRLTDMYERDPCMLMWWFLKDEVNRHFVRKLKTRIAPLEKAWLYEDSIHPHADKNPRPLCWTDPEVKGWKYRDPQFIRRWKPNEFMH, encoded by the coding sequence ATGCAGCGATCAACCAGGATAGTTATGGCTCCCTTCAAGAGTGTGTTACGGCGCCACAAGCACCATCCAGAGGGACTGCCGCTGTATAATGATATGTCGAAGCAATGGCTCTGCCGCGAGGGGGAGAGGTGGTGGTTACTCGATGCCCGCGGTGAGCAGCTGCCGCGTGTGGCAGCCGTAGCGGCTCAATACATTACTGGACAGCATCGACCTGATTTTACGCCAGGGATGATAACGGGTGATCATGTTGTTATTGTCAATATTAAAGATGTTGTGATGGTTGGTGATCAATGGATTCGTGTGCCCATCACGTGGCAGACGGCATACCCGGGTGGGAAGTACCGTATTAGGCTTACGGATATGTATGAGCGTGATCCTTGCATGCTCATGTGGTGGTTTTTGAAGGATGAAGTTAACCGCCACTTTGTCCGTAAACTAAAGACGCGCATTGCCCCGTTGGAAAAGGCCTGGTTGTATGAGGATAGTATTCACCCGCATGCAGACAAGAATCCACGTCCACTCTGCTGGACTGATCCCGAGGTGAAGGGGTGGAAGTATAGGGATCCGCAGTTTATCCGCCGGTGGAAGCCTAACGAGTTTATGCATTGA
- a CDS encoding V-type ATPase, A subunit, putative (similar to SP:Q26975: Vacuolar ATP synthase catalytic subunit A (EC 3.6.3.14) (V-ATPase Asubunit) (Vacuolar proton pump alpha subunit) (V-ATPase 69 kDasubunit). {Trypanosoma congolense}), with the protein MSSDRNPYKTEQRMGSVKAVSGPVVIAENMGGSAMYELVQVGSFRLVGEIIRLEGDTATIQVYEETGGLTVGDPVYCTGKPLSLELGPGIMSEIFDGIQRPLDTIYRMVENVFIPRGVQVKSLNDQKQWDFKPCLKVGDLISGGDIIGSVVENSLMYNHSIMVPPNIRGRVTSIVASGNYTLEDDIVELEYNGKVKSLKLMHRWPVRTPRPVASKESGNHPLLTGQRVLDALFPSVQGGTCAIPGAFGCGKTVISQALSKYSNSDAVIYVGCGERGNEMAEVLMDFPTLTTIIDGREESIMKRTCLVANTSNMPVAAREASIYTGITLAEYYRDMGKHIAMMADSTSRWAEALREISGRLAEMPADGGYPAYLSARLASFYERAGRVTCIGGPKREGSVTIVGAVSPPGGDFSDPVTSATLGIVQVFWGLEKRLAQRKHFPSVNWLISYSKYLKALEPFFNSLDPDYMRLRSVAAEILQREEELQEIVQLVGKDSLSESDKIILETAKVIREEFLQQNAFTPYDKYCPPYKTCWMLRNIVTFYEEGQRVVAESAGEHKITWNYIREKIPHVYTGLTEMKFRDPQEGEEANVKYYKKQHEEIMTAFASLVQ; encoded by the coding sequence ATGTCGAGCGACCGCAACCCATACAAAACAGAGCAGCGGATGGGTTCCGTCAAGGCTGTTTCCGGACCTGTCGTTATTGCGGAGAACATGGGCGGCAGCGCGATGTACGAACTTGTGCAGGTGGGCTCATTTCGGTTGGTGGGTGAAATCATTCGACTAGAGGGTGATACGGCCACTATTCAAGTGTACGAGGAAACTGGCGGGCTAACCGTTGGAGATCCAGTCTACTGTACAGGTAAGCCTCTCTCCCTTGAACTTGGGCCGGGTATCATGTCAGAAATATTTGATGGGATTCAGCGCCCCCTCGATACCATCTACCGCATGGTGGAGAACGTCTTCATTCCTAGGGGCGTCCAGGTGAAGTCCCTCAACGACCAGAAACAATGGGATTTTAAACCATGCTTGAAGGTTGGGGACCTCATTTCCGGTGGCGATATTATTGGTTCGGTCGTGGAGAACTCACTGATGTACAACCACAGTATAATGGTCCCGCCAAACATCCGAGGGAGGGTCACTTCCATTGTGGCTTCTGGAAACTACACACTGGAGGACGATATTGTGGAGTTGGAGTACAATGGGAAGGTCAAGTCGCTCAAGCTCATGCACCGGTGGCCGGTGCGGACCCCCAGGCCTGTGGCTTCAAAGGAGTCTGGAAACCACCCACTTCTTACTGGTCAGCGCGTGCTTGATGCCCTGTTTCCATCCGTGCAGGGCGGAACCTGTGCCATCCCCGGTGCGTTTGGCTGTGGCAAGACAGTTATCAGTCAGGCACTCTCGAAGTACTCGAACAGTGACGCTGTTATTTACGTGGGTTGTGGTGAGCGTGGCAATGAGATGGCGGAGGTGCTCATGGACTTTCCCACTCTCACCACCATTATTGATGGACGTGAGGAGTCTATCATGAAGCGCACATGCCTGGTGGCAAATACTTCCAATATGCCTGTTGCTGCTCGTGAGGCATCTATTTACACTGGTATCACCTTAGCTGAGTATTATCGGGATATGGGAAAACACATCGCCATGATGGCCGATTCAACCTCCCGCTGGGCTGAGGCTTTGCGTGAGATTTCCGGTCGTCTTGCTGAAATGCCTGCAGATGGAGGTTATCCCGCGTACCTCAGCGCCCGTTTGGCCTCCTTCTACGAGCGTGCTGGCCGTGTGACATGCATCGGTGGGCCCAAGCGTGAAGGGTCTGTAACAATTGTTGGTGCCGTTTCCCCACCGGGTGGTGATTTCTCCGATCCCGTAACGTCCGCCACCCTTGGTATCGTGCAAGTTTTCTGGGGACTCGAGAAGCGACTCGCTCAACGCAAACACTTCCCGTCCGTGAACTGGCTCATTTCTTACTCCAAGTACCTCAAGGCTTTGGAGCCCTTCTTCAATTCTCTCGACCCCGACTACATGCGGCTGCGCTCAGTTGCCGCTGAGATTTTGCAGCGCGAAGAGGAGCTGCAGGAAATTGTTCAGCTCGTCGGCAAAGACTCCCTTTCTGAGTCTGACAAGATAATTCTAGAGACTGCGAAAGTTATCCGTGAGGAATTTCTTCAGCAGAATGCCTTCACTCCGTATGACAAGTACTGCCCACCGTATAAGACATGCTGGATGTTGCGCAACATTGTCACCTTCTACGAGGAGGGTCAGCGAGTTGTAGCGGAGTCTGCGGGCGAGCACAAGATCACGTGGAATTACATTCGCGAAAAGATCCCTCATGTCTACACTGGTCTCACGGAAATGAAGTTCCGAGACCCTCAGGAAGGAGAAGAAGCCAACGTTAAGTACTACAAGAAGCAACACGAGGAGATCATGACCGCATTCGCTTCCCTCGTGCAGTAG
- a CDS encoding endosomal integral membrane protein, putative, whose protein sequence is MGYKFHFYRLVLVLFVFSVNEASSSFFKITAPIGYKEGDEVPVLVNSLTSSKGVVPYDFYKMKACKPAAHVLKEGSGKENLGELLLGNHVLPSLYSVNVLRNVTCQPLCIVSYTEGDKKDLDNLITQSYRGHMFLAGLPLVERIEKGTTEKLRLGYRLGVHVKGDEKLKEEGAAGDKCLINNHIHFTITYAVLPNGEYMLTGFYAKPKTLNSPTGCPPDGASVDEWPDPASTGATNVAYSYSVTWEQDSSEGVFVTRWDVYWRLGGAQRKKAHLTALFNSMLLLGFLGVLVMIVLLRIVRRDLLMQNDMLVSGDVQEESGWKLVRGDVFRAPSRPLVLTGLVSSGCQMVAVVVLTVISSTVRKYQPWHSGNLLTNLIIFFCCSSCVSGYVAGKMLVFFQIRTWKNGIAAVTMVPLSLLLGYLAGNMISWSKHGSTAVSLPVLLTLFFLWVAVPVPLSLIGLSAGFRASAFVLPTKVGSIPRAISQQSVRRRYMFILGGGIVSFTAAFMEVICVLGSFWKGQPFLYVGYLFGVSFIISAVCAEVAVVVTYAMLSEEDYEWWWGSFCTSGSCGVYFFLYSVVYLYGALEIRQPLSVILFLVYTFEVSVFIAVFLGTMGFVASAVFVRTIYNSIKAD, encoded by the coding sequence ATGGGCTACAAGTTTCACTTTTACCGGcttgtgttggtgttgtttgtgttctCTGTGAACGAGGCTTCAAGCTCGTTTTTTAAGATTACGGCACCCATCGGGTACAAAGAGGGCGATGAGGTCCCTGTTTTGGTGAACTCTCTAACCTCCAGTAAAGGTGTGGTGCCATACGATTTCTATAAGATGAAAGCATGCAAACCTGCAGCACATGTTCTGAAGGAAGGATCCGGAAAGGAGAACTTAGGGGAGCTTCTTCTCGGGAACCACGTTTTGCCTTCGCTGTACTCCGTTAACGTCCTGAGGAACGTAACTTGCCAGCCTCTGTGTATTGTCAGTTACACCGAAGGTGACAAGAAGGACCTTGATAATCTCATTACTCAGAGTTACCGCGGTCATATGTTTCTTGCTGGCCTACCACTTGTGGAAAGGATTGAAAAAGGAACGACCGAGAAGTTACGACTCGGGTACCGGCTTGGCGTACATGTAAAGGGTGACGAAAAgttgaaggaggaaggggcTGCCGGTGACAAGTGTTTGATAAACAACCATATCCATTTTACCATAACTTACGCCGTCCTTCCCAACGGGGAATATATGTTGACGGGATTCTACGCGAAACCAAAAACACTAAACAGCCCCACGGGGTGCCCCCCGGACGGTGCCTCCGTAGACGAGTGGCCCGATCCTGCATCTACAGGGGCCACCAACGTGGCGTATTCGTATTCAGTAACATGGGAGCAGGATAGtagtgaaggtgtgtttgtgACACGGTGGGACGTCTACTGGCGTCTGGGAGGGGCCCAGCGGAAGAAAGCCCACTTGACAGCACTGTTCAATTCTATGCTTCTCCTCGGGTTCCTGGGTGTGCTCGTTATGATCGTTTTGTTGCGTATTGTTCGTAGAGACCTTCTTATGCAGAACGATATGCTTGTGAGTGGTGACGTTCAGGAAGAGTCTGGATGGAAGCTTGTACGCGGCGATGTCTTTAGAGCACCGTCGAGGCCCCTCGTCCTGACGGGGCTTGTTTCTTCGGGATGTCAGATGGTGGCTGTGGTGGTCCTGACGGTGATTTCATCGACCGTTAGAAAGTATCAACCCTGGCACAGCGGTAACCTGCTGACAAATCTGATAATATTCTTCTGTTGTTCAAGCTGCGTCTCCGGATATGTGGCGGGGAAAATGCTGGTGTTTTTCCAAATCAGGACATGGAAGAACGGCATTGCCGCTGTGACTATGGTTCCATTATCCCTGTTGTTGGGGTACCTTGCCGGGAACATGATCAGTTGGTCAAAGCACGGGAGCACTGCTGTCTCTCTGCCGGTTCTTCTTactctcttctttctctgGGTTGCGGTCCCCGTACCATTATCGCTTATTGGCCTATCAGCTGGGTTTAGGGCGTCTGCATTTGTGTTGCCGACCAAAGTGGGCAGTATTCCGCGTGCGATTTCCCAACAAAGCGTGAGGAGGCGCTACATGTTCATCTTGGGTGGCggtattgtttccttcactgcagcgtttATGGAGGTCATTTGCGTCTTGGGTTCCTTCTGGAAGGGTCAACCCTTCCTCTATGTTGGCTATCTTTTTGGTGTGTCCTTTATCATTTCCGCTGTTTGTGCGGAGGTTGCGGTTGTGGTGACGTATGCCATGCTTTCTGAGGAAGATTATGagtggtggtggggaagCTTTTGTACATCCGGAAGCTGCGGCgtgtacttttttctttatagtGTTGTGTATCTCTACGGAGCGCTGGAAATTCGTCAGCCACTTTCTGTGATCCTTTTTTTGGTGTACACCTTTGAGGTTTCGGTGTTCATTGCCGTTTTCTTGGGCACGATGGGGTTTGTCGCATCGGCTGTGTTTGTGAGAACTATTTACAACTCCATAAAAGCTGACTAA
- a CDS encoding ribosomal protein L21E (60S), putative, with the protein MVHSHGYKCGTRHLFAKKFRKHGVPSVSTILTNFKVGDYVDVVADAAVRAGMPHKYYHGRTGIVWNVTPRGVGVIINKPVRNRTVRKRICVRFEHVRKSRCQEAFKQKLKDLEAFRAAKKAGTPLPPKKVSNRNGGFVCPKKVEVLARRTADYEAMIPY; encoded by the coding sequence ATGGTTCACTCCCACGGGTACAAATGTGGCACCCGCCACCTCTTCGCTAAGAAGTTTCGCAAGCACGGGGTTCCTTCTGTCAGTACGATACTGACCAATTTCAAGGTCGGTGACTACGTTGACGTCGTAGCGGACGCTGCTGTACGTGCTGGAATGCCTCACAAGTATTACCACGGCCGAACCGGCATTGTATGGAATGTGACACcgcgtggtgttggtgtcaTTATCAACAAACCGGTGAGGAACCGTACAGTTCGCAAGCGCATCTGTGTGCGTTTTGAGCACGTGCGTAAGTCTCGCTGCCAGGAGGCATTCAAGCAGAAGCTAAAGGACCTTGAAGCATTTCGGGCTGCTAAGAAGGCGGGAACCCCACTTCCACCCAAAAAGGTGAGCAACCGCAACGGCGGATTTGTTTGCCCCAAGAAAGTAGAGGTGCTGGCGCGCCGCACGGCAGACTACGAGGCAATGATTCCATATTGA